CAGCATGATTTTTGTTATTACTTTTTTTGCTGTTATAACAAATTATAGATATATGGAAAATAGTAAGGCTAATTTAAAGGTAAATAATGAAATTGTATCAAAAATGTTAGAGTCCAATGACATAAAAAATAAAAATGACATTATACCCTATATATTTGGTAATAGTGATATAAGAATAACTTGTCTAGACCAAAATGATAAATTAATATTTGATTCGCAACTAGAAAAACAGCAGGGAGAGTTTTATGGGAAACGAGATGAAATAATAGAAGCCAGAAAAAATGGAGAAGCACTTAAAATTAGATATAGCGAAAGTAAAAACAAGAATACTATATATTTTGCTAAAGTTTTAAAAAGTGGAATTATTCTTAGAACTTCTACAAACCTCAATGATATTAGCATTGTACAGGGAAAATACTCTATATATTATTTAATTATAATCATACTTTCTAGTATGGGGGCTTTTATCTTTGCATCTAAACTATCTTCAAGTATTGTTAAACCTATAAAAAAATTAGAATTTATAACTTCTAGGATAGCAGCAGGAGAATTAGACAGAAGAGTAAATATAAAATCTAAGGATGAGATAGGTCAGTTAAGTAATACTTTTAACAATATGGCAGATAAACTTCAATATACAATAAATGATAGTATAGAAAAACAAAATAAGCTAGAAGCTATATTAAAAAGTATGGATAATGGAGTAATTGCAGTAGATAAAGATTTTAGAATTATAATGATAAATCCCTATGCTAAAGAAATTTTTGATATAGAAGAAGATATTATTGGTGAAAACCTACTTGATAGAATAAAAAGTTATGAATTAAAGGATATATTTAAACAAGATAATATAGAAGAATATAGAGAAGTGAAAATATTTTATCCTAAAGAAAAAGACTTAAGAATAAAAACTACGGACATAAAGATAGGAAAACAATTAATAGGTACGGTAGCAGTAGTACAAGATGTTACAGAAATAAAAAAATTAGAAAATATGAGATCACAGTTTGTAGCAAATGTTACTCACGAGTTAAAAACACCATTAACATCTATAAGAGGGTTTGCGGAAACTTTAAAATATGTAGAGGATAAAGAAACTAAAGATAAATTTTTAAATATAATAAATGATGAAGCAGACAGGCTTACAAGACTTATAAATGATATACTAGCGCTTTCAGATATAGAAAATAATAAAGATATGAAGCAAGAAAGCATACATGTAAATGAAATACTAGAGGATATAGTATATTTGATGGAAAATTCTTCAGAAGAAAAGAATATAGAATTATTTATTGTAGGAGATAAGGTATCAAATATAAAAGGAGATAAAGACAAATTTAAGCAAATGATGATAAATCTAGTAGATAATGGCATTAAATATACTGAAGAAGGTGGCAAGGTTTATATAGGAGCTAAAGAAGAAGAAAATAATTGTGTACTATGGGTAGAGGATACAGGGGTAGGCATATCTAAAGAACATATAGAAAGACTATTTGAAAGATTTTATAGAGTAGATAAGGCTAGAAGTAGGAGACAAGGTGGTACAGGACTAGGGTTAGCTATCGTTAAACATATAGTTTTAGGTTTTAATGGAACTATCAATATAGAAAGTGAGGAAGGAAAAGGAAGTAAATTTATTATAAAAATACCTATTTCATAAAGAAATATATTTATTAATTACTAAAAGAGGTTGCCAAAAGAAGCGTTCACTTAGGGATTGAAGAAAAACTTAAATGAACAGCTTCAAGCGGAGCAAAAAGAGACCAGTCACAATCAGGCATGAATGCTTGAAGTGACTGGTTTTTTATAAAGATATTATTTTTGAATTAGCGATTGATATTAATCTATATCAATCCTAAATACTTCTCAAAGAATAACATTAGTTTTTCGATAATTCCTTGCTTTTTCGCGGCTCTGCCTCCGCCAAAGCGGGATACAGGTGGCATGATTTTATCAATGGCTGTACCGGTCGTCTTAAGCATTCCATCTCGGAAAGCATTGTCGATGAAACGGCGGGTTTCTTCAGGCTTTAATTTTTCTTCTTCTATAATTGCTGAAATATCCGCTTCCTTACGCTCATGGAGGAATTTGCGCCAATCCTCATCCACTTTGGTCGATACATTGACTTGCTCTATAAAACGCTCGATAAGCTCTTTCTTACTTCGAAGTTCAATACTTGAATTGATAGCCTTATCAATAGTTGTAAGAATGGTTTTATCCTTACAGTTGGATTGTTGATATTTGGCTACAAGCATAAGGATGTAGTCAATATTTACCTCTATCTGTTTGACCAGTTCAATCTCGAAAACTATGTCATCATTGATAGTTTCTTTGTCACCATCAGCACCTTTTCTATATTCCTGATACAGGTCAATATAAATGCTCTGATAGTCCTGAAAATCCCTTTCAGATAAAATCTCATTTCCTTCAAAGTCATCGAAAGAAGTAAGAATATTTCTGAGCCTGAGTATTGCTCCATATAACCTGATAAATTCTTTTTCAGCTTCTTCTCCGAGAATAGGTTGTCCAAGGGGATACTGTGTTGTAAGGGTTGCAATCAATTCAGCATAGCCCGGCTTGTGTTCACCTTTTTCATCATATCCCTTATAATATTCATCGAATGTTTTTAGCAGTACAATACCGCCTGCATCCTTATTGCCGAATAGTGCAATAGCTTTGTCTGTTTCTTCTTTCAAATCTCTAAAGCAAACGATATTACCATAGGTCTTAACGCTGTTTAGGATGCGGTTAGTTCTTGAAAAAGCCTGAATCAGTCCATGCTGTCTCAGGTTTTTATCTACCCATAGCGTATTTAGGGTTGTTGCATCAAAGCCTGTAAGAAACATATTAACAACAATCAATATATCAATCTCCCGATTCTTTACACGAAGAGAGAGGTCTTTATAATAATTCTGGAACTTATCCGAGGAAGTATCGTAATTCGTGTTAAATGTGGAATTGTAATCTCGGATAGCCGCATCAAGAAAATCTCTGGAGCTCTGGTCAAGGTTTTCCATATTAAAATCCTCTTCAGGAAGCAATCCATCTGGCTCTTCTTCATTTGCACTAAAACTGAAAATAGTTGCAATGGTAAGGTTACGGTTCTTTTCCGCTATCTGCTTCTTAAACTCATTATAGTATCTGATTGCCATTGGGATGGATGCAGCAGCAAATATGGAGTTGAAACCGGCAACTCGCCTTGTTTCACGCTTTTCTATCATCTTTTTAGGGTTGTGCTTATCTGCTTCTTCCCATTTCGCAGAGAATGTGTAATAACTATTGCGCTTCGTCTTTTGATCAAAGTGTTCAAGAACATAAGAAACAATTTCACTGATTCGCTGTGGATCTGCTAAGGCTTTTTCTCTATCTATGCTATAGACTTTTTTATCATTAACGTAATCAGGCATCTTAATGGTATTGATAAAATCTATTCTAAAAGGCAGAACATTCCCATCATTGATGGCATCTACAATGGTATAGGTATGTAGCTTTTCTCCAAAGGCCTGCTCGGTTGTACGAAGCAATGGGTTACCTCCTGAACTGGCATTAGCAGCAAAAATCGGAGTTCCCGTAAAGCCGAAGATATGGTAGTTCTTAAAACTCTTCGTGATAGCTTGATGCATTTCGCCAAATTGGGAACGGTGGCACTCATCAAAAATCAGTACCACGTGTTTCTTATAAATATCATGCTGTTTATTTTTACGTATAAATATATCCAACTTCTGAATAGTGGTTACAATGATTTTGTATTCATGAGGATTTCCTTTTTCATCCCTGTCTTCCAATTGTCTTTGAAGAACTCTTGTGGACGTATTACCATTAGCAGCTCCCTTTTCAAAACGGTCATATTCCTTCATGGTCTGATAATCCAGATCTTTACGGTCAACGACAAACAGTACCTTGTCTATGTAAGGCAAGGCAGAAGCTAATTGAGCTGTCTTAAAACTGGTCAATGTCTTACCAGAGCCTGTTGTATGCCAAATATATCCTCCAGCTGCAGTTGTGCCCATCTTCTTGTAGTTTGTTGATACTACAATACGTGATAATATACGTTCTGCAGCAGCTATTTGATAAGGACGCATTACAAGGAGCAGATCCTCAGATGTAAAGATACAATATTTTGTTAGTATATTTAAGAGGGTATGCTTGGCAAAAAATGTTTTAGTAAAGTCCACAAGATCAGGAATAATTTTGTTGTTTGCATCTGCCCAAAAGCTGGTAAATTCAAAGCTGTTGCTTGTTTTTTTGCTTCTTCGACGTTCACTGCTGCTTTGCTCCTTGATATGAGCATTTCTTGTGGTGTTGCTATAATACTTTGTATGGGTGCCATTTGAGATTACGAATATTTGCACATACTCAAATAAACCAGAAGCCGCCCAAAAGCTGTCACGTTGGTATCTTTTTATCTGGTTGAAAGCTTCACGGATAGCAACACCACGACGCTTTAACTCTACATGAACTAGTGGAAGTCCATTTACAAGGATTGTTACATCATATCGGGTTTCATGCTTGCCACTCGCTTCTTCGTATTGATTAATAACCTGCAAACGATTGTTATGGATATTCTTTTTATCCAAAAGGTATATGTTCTTTGTTGTTCCATCTTCACGTTTTAGAATCTGGATATGGTCATCCTGAATTTTTCTGGTTTTTTCAACAATACCCTCATTTGTATTGGCAATACATTCTGTGAAAAATCTATCCCATTCGCTATCAGTAAATGTAAAATCATTAAGCAGTTCAAGTTGTTTTCGGAGATTTTCTATCAATGCAGCTTCATTGTGCACTGAAATATATTCATATCCTTGGGAAGTCAGTTGCTTAATAAACTCCCGCTCAAGTTCTGCCTCGCTCTGATACTTTTCAGGACGGACATTATATTCAGCTGCGTATTCGGCAACAACCGTTGCTTCGTCAGTACTTGCAACGATATTGTATATACTCATGCCTTCACCTCCTTGAAAGATAACAGTATATCCCTGTAATATTCATACTGCTTTTGACGTGCTTCGATTTCAGCAGGAATACCGCTGGTTAAGTCGTTGCAGAGAGCGTCAAAGCGATCGAGGATGGCTACGATGCGCTCTTGTTCTTCTAATGATGGTAATGGAATTGATATTTGCTCAAGTTTTTTAGGAGCTACTTCTATCACTTTTGTGCCTTGTGCAATTTTGCGTTTTTGCTTAAAAAAGGAGTATGTCTGCAAACAATATGAAATAAATTTAGGATTTTGATTATGTTTAAGAATGGC
This window of the Clostridium cochlearium genome carries:
- the pnpS gene encoding two-component system histidine kinase PnpS gives rise to the protein MKKRLMRHMLVTLTFSMIFVITFFAVITNYRYMENSKANLKVNNEIVSKMLESNDIKNKNDIIPYIFGNSDIRITCLDQNDKLIFDSQLEKQQGEFYGKRDEIIEARKNGEALKIRYSESKNKNTIYFAKVLKSGIILRTSTNLNDISIVQGKYSIYYLIIIILSSMGAFIFASKLSSSIVKPIKKLEFITSRIAAGELDRRVNIKSKDEIGQLSNTFNNMADKLQYTINDSIEKQNKLEAILKSMDNGVIAVDKDFRIIMINPYAKEIFDIEEDIIGENLLDRIKSYELKDIFKQDNIEEYREVKIFYPKEKDLRIKTTDIKIGKQLIGTVAVVQDVTEIKKLENMRSQFVANVTHELKTPLTSIRGFAETLKYVEDKETKDKFLNIINDEADRLTRLINDILALSDIENNKDMKQESIHVNEILEDIVYLMENSSEEKNIELFIVGDKVSNIKGDKDKFKQMMINLVDNGIKYTEEGGKVYIGAKEEENNCVLWVEDTGVGISKEHIERLFERFYRVDKARSRRQGGTGLGLAIVKHIVLGFNGTINIESEEGKGSKFIIKIPIS
- a CDS encoding type I restriction endonuclease subunit R; this encodes MSIYNIVASTDEATVVAEYAAEYNVRPEKYQSEAELEREFIKQLTSQGYEYISVHNEAALIENLRKQLELLNDFTFTDSEWDRFFTECIANTNEGIVEKTRKIQDDHIQILKREDGTTKNIYLLDKKNIHNNRLQVINQYEEASGKHETRYDVTILVNGLPLVHVELKRRGVAIREAFNQIKRYQRDSFWAASGLFEYVQIFVISNGTHTKYYSNTTRNAHIKEQSSSERRRSKKTSNSFEFTSFWADANNKIIPDLVDFTKTFFAKHTLLNILTKYCIFTSEDLLLVMRPYQIAAAERILSRIVVSTNYKKMGTTAAGGYIWHTTGSGKTLTSFKTAQLASALPYIDKVLFVVDRKDLDYQTMKEYDRFEKGAANGNTSTRVLQRQLEDRDEKGNPHEYKIIVTTIQKLDIFIRKNKQHDIYKKHVVLIFDECHRSQFGEMHQAITKSFKNYHIFGFTGTPIFAANASSGGNPLLRTTEQAFGEKLHTYTIVDAINDGNVLPFRIDFINTIKMPDYVNDKKVYSIDREKALADPQRISEIVSYVLEHFDQKTKRNSYYTFSAKWEEADKHNPKKMIEKRETRRVAGFNSIFAAASIPMAIRYYNEFKKQIAEKNRNLTIATIFSFSANEEEPDGLLPEEDFNMENLDQSSRDFLDAAIRDYNSTFNTNYDTSSDKFQNYYKDLSLRVKNREIDILIVVNMFLTGFDATTLNTLWVDKNLRQHGLIQAFSRTNRILNSVKTYGNIVCFRDLKEETDKAIALFGNKDAGGIVLLKTFDEYYKGYDEKGEHKPGYAELIATLTTQYPLGQPILGEEAEKEFIRLYGAILRLRNILTSFDDFEGNEILSERDFQDYQSIYIDLYQEYRKGADGDKETINDDIVFEIELVKQIEVNIDYILMLVAKYQQSNCKDKTILTTIDKAINSSIELRSKKELIERFIEQVNVSTKVDEDWRKFLHERKEADISAIIEEEKLKPEETRRFIDNAFRDGMLKTTGTAIDKIMPPVSRFGGGRAAKKQGIIEKLMLFFEKYLGLI